One window of Flavobacteriales bacterium genomic DNA carries:
- a CDS encoding outer membrane lipoprotein carrier protein LolA, producing MKQTLLLLATLLFTLHAIGQDDPKSKAIVDALIAKNKSYTSFDADFSSRLVNTDSKLDIKQDGNVKVKGRKFRLTLLDNIVINDGTALWTYSKKSNEVSISDPKEMDETLDPANLFNVYEKGFKSQYVGTSTEGGVAVETIKLFPLDPSKKPFHTVILTVDKNKMEPRKVEMKYKDGNEVTYVLKNFRPNADMVEALFAFDKSKFPGVEVNDMR from the coding sequence ATGAAACAAACACTCCTCCTCCTCGCCACGCTGCTGTTCACCCTGCACGCCATCGGCCAGGACGACCCCAAGAGCAAGGCCATCGTGGATGCGCTGATCGCGAAGAACAAGAGCTACACCAGCTTCGACGCGGACTTTAGCAGCCGATTGGTCAACACGGACAGTAAATTGGACATCAAGCAGGATGGCAACGTAAAAGTCAAGGGCCGCAAGTTCCGGCTCACCCTGTTGGACAACATCGTGATCAACGACGGCACCGCACTCTGGACGTACAGCAAGAAGAGCAACGAGGTGAGCATCAGCGACCCGAAGGAAATGGACGAGACGCTGGACCCCGCCAACCTCTTCAACGTGTACGAGAAGGGCTTCAAGAGCCAGTATGTGGGCACCAGCACCGAGGGCGGAGTGGCGGTGGAGACGATCAAGCTCTTCCCGCTGGACCCCTCCAAAAAGCCTTTCCACACCGTGATCCTTACGGTGGACAAGAACAAGATGGAACCACGCAAAGTGGAGATGAAGTACAAGGACGGCAACGAGGTGACCTATGTACTGAAGAACTTCAGGCCCAATGCCGATATGGTGGAGGCGCTCTTCGCTTTCGACAAAAGCAAATTCCCCGGTGTGGAGGTGAACGATATGCGGTGA